From Plasmodium chabaudi chabaudi strain AS genome assembly, chromosome: 12, the proteins below share one genomic window:
- a CDS encoding fam-a protein (term=annotation;date=20130405;qualifier=removed_product=Pc-fam-1 protein;qualifier=added_product=fam-a protein;curatorName=ucb@sanger.ac.uk;~;query 256-256;GPI_cleavage_site_score=1.653;~iprscan;InterPro:IPR006486 : Plasmodium yoelii subtelomeric PYST-A;TIGR_TIGRFAMS:TIGR01599; score=2.1E-52;query 47-248;description=Plasmodium yoelii subtelomeric PYST-A), which translates to MNKVYIKIALALLSLAGYMENVAFASETATNSDIHSSALHQNDESEQYKDLTCEDIDESLLAIEHISDTSELLLKLTENMDGYSLDSTENENKHIYSKKIGNIDIGRLHVTIPSSSKYASVLRSLWDYNDPKKTNNKFISGNVVRVYCKYAIMFEKQNIDPIYKSLVKKYALGASVKQSNDATVIVCPSRILNYLGEINDEPNMKEILENTQSIEKDINAEEALTNLNNNIAGFVIKKHDDSVEVTYINAIYEHDNSAMDKKEREITYTNILSLAQHI; encoded by the exons atgaataaagtatatattaagATTGCTTTAGCACTTTTAAGCCTCGCAGGATATATGGAAAATGTAGCATTCGCAAGCGAAACCGCTACAAATAGTGATATCCATTCCTCTGCCCTCCACCAAAATGATGa ATCTGAGCAATACAAAGACCTCACATGTGAAGACATTGATGAATCTTTACTAGCAATAGAACATATAAGCGATACTTCAGAACTTTTACTAAAACTTACTGAGAATATGGACGGTTACTCGCTCGATTCTacagaaaatgaaaacaaacatatatattctaaGAAAATTGGAAATATAGATATTGGAAGGCTTCATGTTACTATTCCATCTTCCTCTAAG tATGCTTCTGTATTAAGGAGTCTCTGGGATTACAATGACCccaaaaaaacaaataacaAGTTTATTAGtg gAAATGTTGTTCGTGTATACTGCAAATATGCAATCATGTttgaaaaacaaaacatagatcctatttataaatccctcgtaaaaaaatatgctttAGGCGCAAGTGTTAAG CAATCAAATGACGCAACTGTAATTGTTTGTCCTTCAAGAATTCTAAATTATCTCGGTGAAATCAATGATGAACCTAATatgaaagaaatattaGAAAATACACAATCAATCGAAAAAGACATTAATGCTGAGGAAGCATTAACCAACTTGAACAATAACATAGCCGGATttgtaattaaaaaacacGACGATAGTGTTGAAGTTACTTATATCAACGCT ATTTATGAGCATGACAATTCCGCCATggataaaaaagaaagagaaATTACATATACGAATATTCTAAGCTTGGCACAACACATTTGA
- a CDS encoding CIR protein (tmhmm; query 1-310; ~;query 284-309; ~;query 261-283; ~;query 1-260; ~pfam_scan;Pfam:PF06022.7; E()=1.2E-71;score=241.1;query 6-279;description=Cir_Bir_Yir;~iprscan;InterPro:IPR006477 : Variant antigen yir/bir/cir;TIGR_TIGRFAMS:TIGR01590; score=5.6E-39;query 18-217;description=Variant antigen yir/bir/cir;~iprscan;InterPro:IPR006477 : Variant antigen yir/bir/cir;Pfam:PF06022; score=1.3E-71;query 6-279;description=Variant antigen yir/bir/cir), giving the protein MSKKVCEAIKSANELFNVEKDGSNTNINYDKSLKAYCPIPNHLNNQECVHYEQVVASAFIALLTLFKNDDDDEEDVLEDDKLAEYAILWLCYKINQETHKFSNLNKFYNKYIKGIEKHFSEENGAKAYNSYKDLINNKICSNTIDISNMSKFYEACELLCKMYYECNGSSKDCTACLEKAKEFSEHFEKLNRNSDITEDDPYYKVLFTLSDDYVNLKNKCDNGQSSNFPSLPKITPKKRSVQNFAQSSEVTTSSSSVASKLIPALLVFAIPIFLGISYKYSLFGFDKRRHRQYLREKVKKIKKKMASYV; this is encoded by the exons atgtcTAAGAAAGtg TGTGAAGCAATTAAGTCGGCcaatgaattatttaatgtgGAAAAAGATGGTTCAAAcacaaatattaattatgatAAGTCATTGAAAGCTTATTGCCCTATCCCAAATCATCTGAATAACCAAGAATGTGTTCATTATGAACAAGTAGTTGCCTCTGCTTTTATAGCATTACTAACTTTATTTAAgaatgatgatgatgatgagGAGGATGTTTTAGAAGATGATAAACTTGCTGAATACGCTATTTTATGGTtatgttataaaattaatcaaGAGACGCATAAATTTagcaatttaaataaattttataataaatatataaagggAATTGAGAAGCATTTTTCGGAAGAAAATGGTGCTAAAGCTTATAATAGTTATAAGGatcttataaataataaaatatgttcgAATACTATTGATATTAGCAATATGtctaaattttatgaagcatgtgaattattatgtaaaatGTATTATGAATGTAATGGAAGTAGTAAAGATTGCACAGCATGTTTGGAAAAAGCTAAAGAATTTTCTGAACATTTTGAAAAACTTAATAGGAATTCTGATATTACTGAAGATGATCCCTATTATAAAGTATTGTTTACATTATCAGATGATTAtgttaatttaaaaaataaatgtgatAATGGTCAATCTAGCAATTTTCCATCCCTTCCAAAAATAACACCCAAAAAAAGGTCTGTACAAAATTTTGCACAAAGTTCTGAAGTTACAACATCAAGTTCTTCAGTAGCAAGCAAATTAATTCCAGCCTTATTGGTATTCGCAATACCAATTTTCTTGGGAATTTCTTATAAg tatTCGTTATTTGGATTTGATAAACGGCGTCATAGACAATATTTAAgagaaaaagtaaaaaaaataaagaagaaaatggCCAGTTATGTATGA
- a CDS encoding CIR protein (tmhmm; query 1-318; ~;query 297-317; ~;query 274-296; ~;query 1-273; ~pfam_scan;Pfam:PF06022.7; E()=1.7E-38;score=132.4;query 6-290;description=Cir_Bir_Yir;~iprscan;InterPro:IPR006477 : Variant antigen yir/bir/cir;Pfam:PF06022; score=1.9E-38;query 6-290;description=Variant antigen yir/bir/cir), translated as MSEELCGAIKFADENVVFDSTSQNYNFNDGILKAYCPIKDKDGNGQCESDDLKLGSAFMALLNNFKSIDGENPEGDKLYQYAILWLSYKIKQNPKIDFIRTTIDDILKQNEWYNELGITVDDKKSTIRFHYIYMNNLYNFLKGICETINKCKVSSNSNDCQESAKKCVDLYRACIMQFPWREVCNPYCRVLSNLKKDYEKIRGKYNNIPELKLTEGLFECNVECSKKNIQYKDIVDAQNNSSGGSKIVTPAVVSLPSPPVTPTSINNGNKLPYIAIPFILIPIILGISYKYLTPVWRKKAKRKAMKKIINLSDQKKA; from the exons ATGTCTGAGGAATtg TGTGGAGCAATTAAATTTGCCGATGAAAATGTTGTCTTTGATTCAACATCTCAAAACTATAACTTTAATGATGGTATACTCAAAGCTTATTGTCCTATCAAGGATAAGGATGGAAATGGACAATGTGAAAGTGATGATTTAAAACTTGGCTCTGCTTTTATGGCATTgctaaacaattttaagaGCATTGATGGTGAAAATCCAGAGGGTGATAAACTTTACCAATACGCTATTTTATGGCTtagttataaaattaagcAAAATCCGAAGATAGACTTTATAAGAACTACTATTGATGACATACTTAAACAAAATGAGTGGTATAATGAACTTGGTATAACCGTAGATGACAAAAAAAGTACGATAAgatttcattatatatacatgaaCAATCTTTATAATTTCCTTAAAGGAATATGTGAaacaattaataaatgtaaaGTCTCTTCAAACTCCAATGACTGTCAAGAGAGTGCTAAAAAATGTGTTGATTTGTATCGCGCATGTATTATGCAATTCCCCTGGAGAGAGGTTTGTAATCCATATTGTCGTGTATTgtcaaatttaaaaaaagattatgaaaaaattagaggaaaatataataacattCCTGAATTGAAGCTCACAGAAGGATTATTCGAATGTAATGTGGAGTgttctaaaaaaaatatacagtATAAAGACATTGTTGATGCACAGAATAATTCGAGTGGTGGTTCAAAAATTGTTACGCCCGCCGTAGTTAGTTTACCAAGTCCACCAGTAACTCCCACAAGCataaataatggaaataagCTACCCTATATTGCAattccatttattttaatacccATTATTTTAGGAATTTCATATAAG TATTTAACACCCGTATGGCGAAAAAAGGCGAAAAGAAAAGCCATGAAAAagattataaatttgagTGATCAAAAGAAAGCCTAA
- a CDS encoding CIR protein (term=annotation;date=20160324;qualifier=added_literature=pmid:26996203;qualifier=added_GO:0020003;qualifier=added_gene_name=cir-s;curatorName=ucb@sanger.ac.uk;~;query 303-328; ~;query 280-302; ~;query 1-279; ~tmhmm; query 1-329; ~pfam_scan;Pfam:PF06022.7; E()=4.0E-69;score=232.8;query 7-298;description=Cir_Bir_Yir;~iprscan;InterPro:IPR006477 : Variant antigen yir/bir/cir;TIGR_TIGRFAMS:TIGR01590; score=2.8E-38;query 33-206;description=Variant antigen yir/bir/cir;~iprscan;InterPro:IPR006477 : Variant antigen yir/bir/cir;Pfam:PF06022; score=4.3E-69;query 7-298;description=Variant antigen yir/bir/cir), which yields MSEEVYKEIKKVDDSLPIGIISTGGSSSTDRVLIDYCPKKNGERQCETICDKISAGFIWLLISFENLCEGKCSDDENEKYAEYGILWLGYKINQILNGEFTTLKDFYTKHIKNNKDDVDYKDHLDNKINSMDINIKDTSNIYEAFEILCNMYTVYNENDKKCTNCSQNAEKFVQKIEEFNKDPSITVNNSYSKMLSILSNDYNCLKDHYANNCSECSNIPDFPEINPPKGSPHNSLEKSGENRAQDNVDGSVHSSLQGHAGNSQHVSEFASSSSSVASKLIPVLLTFAIPIFLGIAYKYSLFGIDKLFQRQYIRKKLKKIKKKMELNI from the exons ATGTCTGAGGAAGTG tataaagaaattaaaaaggttGACGATAGTTTACCAATAGGTATAATATCTACAGGAGGTAGTAGTTCTACTGACAGAGTACTCATTGATTATTGCCCTAAGAAAAATGGGGAGAGACAATGTGAGACAATTTGCGATAAAATTAGTGCTGGGTTTATATGGTTGTTAATATCGTTCGAGAATCTTTGTGAAGGTAAATGTTCTGacgatgaaaatgaaaaatatgctGAATATGGTATTTTATGGTTAggttataaaataaatcaaattttaaatggAGAATTCACCACATTAAAAgatttttatacaaaacatattaaaaataacaagGACGATGTAGATTATAAGGATCATTTAGATAATAAGATAAATTCGATggatattaatattaaggATACAtctaatatttatgaagCATTTGAAATTTTATGTAACATGTATACtgtatataatgaaaacgataaaaaatgcacaAACTGTTCTCAAAATGCTGAAAAATTTGttcaaaaaattgaagAATTTAATAAAGATCCTAGTATTACTGTAAATAACTCATATAGTAAAATGTTATCTATATTGTCAAATGATTATAATTGTTTAAAAGATCATTATGCTAATAATTGCAGTGAATGTAGTAATATTCCCGATTTTCCAGAGATAAATCCCCCAAAAGGTTCTCCACATAATTCTCTAGAAAAATCTGGAGAAAATCGTGCGCAAGATAATGTAGACGGCTCGGTACATAGCTCTCTACAAGGCCATGCAGGTAATTCTCAGCATGTTTCTGAATTTGCATCATCAAGTTCGTCGGTAGCAAGCAAATTAATTCCAGTTTTACTGACATTTGCAATACCAATTTTCTTGGGAATTGCTTATAAg tattcattatttggaATTGATAAACTATTCCAAAGAcaatatataagaaaaaaattaaaaaaaataaagaaaaaaatggaacTTAATATATGA
- a CDS encoding CIR protein (tmhmm; query 1-305; ~;query 286-304; ~;query 263-285; ~;query 1-262; ~pfam_scan;Pfam:PF06022.7; E()=4.7E-80;score=268.7;query 12-281;description=Cir_Bir_Yir;~iprscan;InterPro:IPR006477 : Variant antigen yir/bir/cir;TIGR_TIGRFAMS:TIGR01590; score=1.7E-53;query 37-222;description=Variant antigen yir/bir/cir;~iprscan;InterPro:IPR006477 : Variant antigen yir/bir/cir;Pfam:PF06022; score=5.0E-80;query 12-281;description=Variant antigen yir/bir/cir): MENSSDNLKYVCKDIKKIDDCLQIDTIYTGVCSDDTLYSDYCPMKNGKKGQCETNNDKISAGFIWLLVMFEHICDDDECSQNEKDQYAGYAILWLSYILNQMPNEGIHTLKNFYTNHIETNTNYTSHVSSASDSNYKGIVDKKIDLMNMNKSIIPKFYDIFKSLCNMYNELDKNESNYTNCLKDAQNFVDEYQKFLNDNNVDTDDSSYKQILPILSNGYDNLIKKCNNGQHSNFPPLPTTKTTQLSAHISEDTSSSSSIASKLIPTLLIFAIPVFLGIAYKYSLFGFDKRFRRKYSREKLKNKE, from the exons ATGGAAAATTCAAGTGATAATCTTAAGTATGTg TGTaaagatattaaaaagatTGACGATTGTTTACAAATAGACACAATATATACAGGCGTTTGTTCTGATGACACATTATACAGTGATTATTGCCCTATGAAAAATGGGAAAAAGGGGCAATGCGAAACAAATAACGATAAAATAAGTGCTGGGTTTATATGGTTGCTAGTGATGTTCGAGCATATTTGTGACGATGATGAATGTTctcaaaatgaaaaagaccAATATGCTGGATATGCTATTTTATGGTTAAGTTATATACTAAATCAAATGCCAAATGAAGGAATCCacacattaaaaaatttctaTACTAATCATATAGAAACAAATACGAACTATACTAGTCATGTATCTAGTGCCAGTGATAGTAACTATAAGGGAATCgtagataaaaaaattgatttGATGAATATGAATAAGAGCATTATACCtaaattttatgatatatttaaatcattATGTAACATGTATAATGAACTTGATAAAAACGAGTCAAATTACACAAACTGCTTGAAAGATGCCCAAAATTTTGTTGATGAATATCAAAAATTCcttaatgataataatgtcGATACTGATGATAGTTCGTATAAGCAAATATTGcctatattatcaaatggTTACGACAATTTAATAAAGAAGTGTAATAATGGTCAACATAGCAATTTTCCACCTCTTCCAACGACAAAAACAACACAACTTTCTGCGCATATCTCTGAAGATACATCATCAAGTTCGTCGATAGCAAGCAAATTAATTCCAACCTTATTGATATTTGCAATACCTGTTTTCTTGGGAATTGCTTATAAg tattcattatttggatTTGATAAGCGAtttagaagaaaatattcaagAGAAAagctaaaaaataaagaataa
- a CDS encoding CIR protein (tmhmm; query 1-304; ~;query 259-303; ~;query 236-258; ~;query 1-235; ~pfam_scan;Pfam:PF06022.7; E()=7.4E-66;score=222.1;query 12-259;description=Cir_Bir_Yir;~iprscan;InterPro:IPR006477 : Variant antigen yir/bir/cir;Pfam:PF06022; score=7.8E-66;query 12-259;description=Variant antigen yir/bir/cir;~iprscan;InterPro:IPR006477 : Variant antigen yir/bir/cir;TIGR_TIGRFAMS:TIGR01590; score=1.8E-33;query 26-217;description=Variant antigen yir/bir/cir), protein MRNPSYKIEDVYKEFVTISNYFNEDENDGAKTKVINEAIHNYCYYGDKQLEKDKCSGYYEMTSSGVIHLINNLKGKNVLDYDKLAEYAILWLSYKLKIKENNRIKKLSDFYNSYIETNDCYNKNINGGNLTYKAIIDKKKDLMDMDINEIFKLEAPFNILYYLYDQISDEKSFCTKNLDYAKTFAEKYEILFNNNNDTEDSPFSQILYTLSDDYNNLQKKCTNFPSLPVYPRSFSIKVTLIPITFIFVAIPIFLGFAYKHSLFGFGKRSQKQYLREKRKKIKSKEYNYILFDESDYSRNSNNY, encoded by the exons ATGAGAAACCCAAGTTATAAGATTGAGGATGTg tATAAAGAATTTGTTACGATCAGTAACTATTTTAATGAGGATGAAAATGATGGAGCAAAAACTAAAGTAATTAATGAAGCAATCCAcaattattgttattacgGCGATAAACAACtagaaaaagataaatgTAGTGGTTATTATGAAATGACTAGTTCTGGTGTTATTcatttgataaataatttaaaggGTAAGAATGTTTTAGATTATGATAAACTTGCCGAATACGCTATTTTATGGTTAAGTTATaaactaaaaataaaggaaaataatagaatcaaaaaattaagtgatttttataatagttATATAGAAACAAATGACTGTTAtaataagaatataaatGGTGGTAATCTGACTTATAAGGCAAttatagataaaaaaaaagatttgATGGATATGgatattaatgaaatatttaaactTGAAGCcccatttaatatattatattatttgtatgaTCAAATTAGTGATGAAAAATCATTTTGCACAAAAAATTTGGATTATGCCAAAACGTTTgctgaaaaatatgaaatactctttaataataataatgatactGAAGACAGTCCATTTAGTCAAATATTGTATACATTATCAGATGATTATAacaatttacaaaaaaaatgtaccAATTTTCCATCCCTCCCAGTTTATCCACGAAGTTTTTCAATAAAAGTTACGTTAATTCCaattacatttatatttgttgcAATACCTATTTTCTTGGGATTTGCTTAtaag cattcattatttggatTTGGTAAACGATCtcaaaaacaatatttaagagaaaaacgaaaaaaaataaagagtaaagagtataattatatattattcgaCGAGAGTGATTATTCCAGgaatagtaataattattGA
- a CDS encoding CIR protein (tmhmm; query 1-294; ~;query 268-293; ~;query 245-267; ~;query 1-244; ~pfam_scan;Pfam:PF06022.7; E()=2.5E-77;score=259.7;query 6-263;description=Cir_Bir_Yir;~iprscan;InterPro:IPR006477 : Variant antigen yir/bir/cir;Pfam:PF06022; score=2.6E-77;query 6-263;description=Variant antigen yir/bir/cir;~iprscan;InterPro:IPR006477 : Variant antigen yir/bir/cir;TIGR_TIGRFAMS:TIGR01590; score=1.1E-52;query 23-214;description=Variant antigen yir/bir/cir) — MASGVCNAIKAIEKFIVVKEEDSGVYFTPNHALKAYCNAKEGGTGVCFSYAEMVSSSVLFLLKSLETSYDYGDYLKNDKLAEYAILWLSYKLNKYPQKGINTLNDFYTEHIEKNEYYNVKITKSSKTYKDIIDRKHDLMNIGIKEISQFYDAFKSLCDMYTELDKKNQDCENYFRKANKLVENFEKLNGNSDITGNNSYRKILYTLSTDYDDFKNYFVEKCSGYTNLPTLSKIKTLQFSSITSKLIPVLLAFAIPIFLGIAYKYSLLGFDKRLHIQYLREKRKKIKRKEYNYI; from the exons atgGCTTCTGGAGtg tGTAACGCAATTAAAGCGATCGAGAAATTTATTGTTGTGAAGGAGGAAGATTCAGGAGTATATTTTACCCCTAACCATGCATTGAAGGCTTATTGTAATGCTAAGGAGGGTGGGACAGGAGTATGTTTTAGTTATGCCGAAATGGTTAGCTCttctgttttatttttactaaaaTCGTTAGAAACTAGTTATGATTACGgagattatttaaaaaatgataaactTGCCGAATACGCTATTTTATGGTTAAGTTATAAACTAAATAAATACCCACAAAAAGGAATAAACACAttaaatgatttttatactgagcatatagaaaaaaatgagtaTTATAATGTGAAAATAACTAAATCTAGTAAGACTTATAAGGATATTATAGATAGAAAACATGATTTGATGAATATTGGtattaaagaaatatcTCAATTTTATGATGCATTTAAATCATTATGTGATATGTATACTGAACTTGATAAAAAGAATCAAGATtgtgaaaattatttcagAAAAGCTAACAAACTTgttgaaaattttgaaaaactTAATGGAAATTCTGATATTACTGGAAACAATTCgtatagaaaaatattgtacACTTTATCAACTGATTATgatgattttaaaaattattttgttgaAAAATGTAGTGGTTATACCAATCTTCCAACTCTTTCAAAGATAAAAACTCTACAATTTTCGTCGATAACAAGTAAATTAATTCCAGTTTTATTGGCATTTGCAATACCAATTTTCTTGGGAATTGCTTATAAg tatTCATTATTAGGATTCGATAAACGACTtcatatacaatatttaagagaaaaacgaaaaaaaataaagaggaaagagtataattatatataa